The Christiangramia salexigens genome includes the window AAGAGATGTATCATCCCTTCGAGCCATATAAAACTATGAAAATCAGTTCTTATCTTCATGAACCACTGCTTAAAAAGGTTTTAGAAGATGGTGAAGTTCTAATCCCTAAACGAAATCTAAAAGAGATAGCAGAATATAGTGCTAAGCGACTGGCGGAACTACCCAAGGAGTATAAGAGGTTTAATAATCCTCATATTTATAAGATTGGGATAAGTAAAGAACTTAAAGAAGAGAGAGATCTATTGATCAAAAACTTTAAAAATTCGATCTGATGAAAGCGCTTATTTTGATAGATGTTCAAAATGATTTTATGCCTGGTGGTGCACTTGCTGTGCCTCAAGGAGATGAGATAGTTCCTCTTATTAACGAGCTTCAGGAGAAATTTGATCTTGTGGTGGCTACCCAGGACTGGCATCCGCAAGGACATGCCAGTTTTGTATCCAGCCATAAGAATGCGGAGCTATATGAGGTGATTAATTTAGACGGAATTAAACAGGTTATGTGGCCTGAGCATTGTATACAAGGTAGTAAAGGGGCTGAATTTCATCCTAAGCTCAATTTGAATCCCGTGGAGGCTATTTTTAGAAAGGGCACTGACCCAAAAATAGATAGTTATAGTGGCTTTTACGATAATGCACATTTAAAAACCACAGGCCTTGCGGGTTATCTTAATGAAAAGGGAGTGACAGAATTATATTTTGCCGGGCTAGCGGCAGAATATTGTGTTTATTTTTCAATTCTCGATGCAGTGAAAGAAGGCTTTAAGTCTTGCCTTATCGAAGATGCTACCCGTGCTTTGAGTTCTGAAGATTTTAAAAAGGCTAAGAGGGATTTGAAAGATAAAGGAGTTAAGCTCTTGAGCTCTTCCGAAATTTAAAAGTCGAGATAATATACATAGCCCAGGTTTAGCCAAAATATAAAGTCGTTGAACTTATTTTGGGGCCCCATAACATTTAGGCCTTCGATATAATCTGAATCGTAATACATCCACCTGCCTTCGATAAGAATATCGTTGCTGCGACCAACACGATACCTAACGCCCGCGCTTCCTAAAATTGCAAAAGTAGTTTCATCACTTAGATCCAGGCCACCTTCAAAGGTTGGGAATAATACTTTTGGACTGTCAAAAGACCCTAAATCTGAATAGGCCTCCGGTTGGTAGTAAACGTAATGTACACCGAGGCTGATATATGGCGCAAAGGTCACTCCAAAATCCCTAGCTTCCTTGATGCCATAAAAATGATATTCCAGGGATGAACCTATCTGGAATAATTGAGTGGTGCCGTGCATGGCCCTTAATTGCCGTCCACCTTCATTATTCTTGGAAGAAACTGGTCCGTAATGCTTTAAATTGGATCGTAGATAATCTATCTCATTTCTTATTCTGAAATGTTCACTGAACCACCATTCATCGGCCTTGCAGCTGCAAAAAGGCTTAAAGGCAAAATTCATATAATGCACTAAGCCTACGCCAAATCCTCTGTTCTCAAGATTGTTTCTAATATTATAGCGTTCGCCATAATCTGTGAAGAAACCGGCGGGACCTGCCACAACTCCTATTTCATTAGAAATACTAATCTGGCCATTTGCTTTTCCAGACCAGAGCGAAAAAGCTAATAGAATTAAAAAGATTGGTCTGGTGTTAATCATTAGGACCGGCATGGGATGTAAGCAAATATAGCAAAACTACTTTAACGAAATTTCATATTAGACTAGTATCCATACGCAGTTAAAATTAAAAGTTAATTTTATATCAAAAGGAAAAATGAAACTGCTATTCTTTATAGAATATTTATATTTGCTGCGTAAAATTGACATAATTTTTAATATTTAATAACAGCGCCAGTCATTATGGAAAAAAACATTAAAAATTTCCTGGAAAAGGTGTCGACCAGAAACCAGAACGAACCGGAATTTATGCAAGCGGTTCATGAAGTTGCCGAAACGGTAATTCCATTCATTCAGGAAAATAAGAAATATCAGAACGCCATGCTTTTAGAGCGCATGGTAGAGCCAGAAAGAGTTGTGATGTTTAGAGTGCCTTGGCTGGACGATGAAGGTAATATCCAGGTAAACCGAGGTTTTAGAATTCAAATGAATTCGGCTATAGGTCCGTATAAAGGAGGATTGCGTTTCCACCCTTCTGTAAATCTTAGTATACTTAAATTCCTTGCTTTTGAGCAGGTATTCAAAAATAGCCTTACCACACTCCCAATGGGTGGAGGTAAAGGAGGATCAGATTTTGACCCTAAAGGGAAATCTGATAATGAGGTAATGAAATTCTGCCAGAGTTTTATGACCGAACTTTGTAAGCATATCGGTGCAGATACAGATGTACCGGCAGGTGATATTGGAGTTGGTGGCCGTGAGATAGGTTACCTATTTGGACAGTATAAAAGAATCCAGAATGAATTCACCGGTATTTTAACCGGGAAGGGCCGTTCTTATGGTGGTTCACTTATTAGACCGGAAGCTACCGGTTACGGGAATGTATATTTCGCAGAAAATATGCTGAAGACCAAAGGAGAAAATTTCGAAGGGAAGACCATTGTGATCTCAGGATCCGGAAATGTTGCCCAATACGCTGCAGAAAAAGCATTACAGCTTGGAGCTAAGGTTGTGACAATGTCCGATTCAGGCGGATTCATTTATGATGAAGAGGGAATTGATGAAGAAAAGCTTCAGTTCGTGATGGATCTTAAGAACGAAAGAAGAGGTAGAATTAGTGAATATGTAGATAAATATCCTTCAGCTAAATATCACGAAGGCGAAACTCCTTGGGGAGTGAAGTGTGATATCGCGCTTCCATGTGCTACTCAGAATGAGTTAGATGGTGAAGATGCTAAAAAGCTTGTTTCTAATGGATGTATGTGTGTAGGTGAGGGAGCAAATATGCCATGTACGCCGGAAGCTATTGAGGTCTTCCATGAGGCTAAGATACTTTTCTCTCCTGGGAAAGCTTCTAATGCTGGTGGAGTTGCTACTTCTGGACTGGAAATGTCTCAGAACTCTATGAGATATAGCTGGACCTCTGAAGAAGTTGATCAAAAACTTCATGAGATCATGAATGATATTCACGAACAGTGCGTTAAATACGGAACTCGTGAAGACGGATATGTAGACTATGTAAAAGGAGCGAATATTGCCGGTTTCGTTAAAGTAGCCGATGCAATGCTAGCACAGGGGGTAGTTTAAAACCTGATCCCGTATAAAATAAAAAGCCGCTTTTTTAAAGCGGCTTTTTTTATAAATTCACGTCAAATTTTCCTGAATGCTGGTTAAGACTAAGGCAATTGTAATCAATGCTCTAAAATACGGGGAGGCAGATCTTATTGTGAAAGCCTTTACATTGTCTGATGGCTTAAGAAGTTATATGCTAAAGGGGGTTCTTAAATCCAAAAAAGGAAAGTTCAAAACCTCCATGTTTCAGGCGCTTACCAGGCTTGAGATCATTGCAAACCATAGAAACACCGGTAAGCTGGAGTATCTTAAAGAGGCGAAAGTACTGGAGGCGTATCAAAGTTTACATACCAATCCGGTGAAATCTGCCATGGTGATGTTCCTTTCGGAAATGCTGCGCAACACAATTCAGGAAGAAGAAAGTAATGAGGCTCTGTTCCATTATTTGGAATACAGTTTTGAATTTTTGGATACAGCAGATAAATATGCCAACTTTCATCTGTTATTCCTGTTAAATTTAACACGATATCTTGGCTTTCAGCCGGAATATAAAGGCGATGATATGCCTGTTTTTAACCTTCCAGACGGGGTTTTTCAGGAAATATCATCTAATGATTACTGTATCGAAGGCAGGAATGTTGACCTTTTAAAAAGCCTTTTAGGCACTGAATTTGATGCAATGCAGAGCATAAAGCTGAACCAAACGGCAAGAAATGAATTCCTGAATATGTTGATCCTGTATTACGAATTGCACATTGAAGGATTCAGAAAGCCCAAATCATTAAGTGTGCTAAACGAAATTTTCGGTTAAATGCGTTTTAAATTATTTACCCTTCTATTCTTTTTTATTGCAACTATTTCAGCCCAGAATATCAGGGTTCTGGATGTGTCCACACACGAACCTCTCGTGAATGTTGCCATTTTTAATAAGGAAAAATCTAAATCTGCGGTAACGGATATAAACGGGAATGCAGATATTTCAAAATTCACCGATACCGAAGTGATCATCTTCAAATCGGTTTCTCATATTGATGCCTATCGAAGGAAAAGAGAGATCCTGAATAATGATAATATCGTTTTTCTGGAATCCACAGAAAATCAATTGGATCAGGTGACCTTATCTGTTGCACGCTTCAGACTGAATAAGGATGAAATCCCTCAAAAGATCCTAAGCCTTTCACCTTCAGATATAAAACTTACAAGTCCTCAAACTTCAGCAGATCTTTTGGAAAGCACCGGTCAGGTTTATGTTCAGAAAAGTCAGTTAGGTGGTGGAAGTCCCATGATAAGAGGATTTGCAACCAACAGGCTTTTATTGACCGTAGATGGGGTGCGAATGAATTCTGCGATCTTTAGAAGCGGGAACCTTCAGAATGTGATATCTGTAGATCCCTTAATGCTGGAAAGGGCGGAGGTGATCTTAGGACCTGGGTCTGTAGTATATGGTAGTGATGCCATTGGAGGAGTAATGAATTTCTATACGCTAAAGCCAAAATTTAGCTTTGATGAGTCTACTTCAGTTTCCGGAAATATCTATACAAGGTTCTCTACTGCGAACAATGAGAATACAGTGCATGCCGACGTTAATGTTGGGAGAGAGAATTGGGCGTTCAGAACCGGGATAACTTATTCAGATTATGGAGATCTAAAAATGGGGGAGCATGGGCCTTCAGATTATTTGCGAAATGAATATGCCATTAGGGAAAATGGAGAAGATAAAGTTGTAATGAATGTAGATCCATTGGTTCAGAATCCTACTGGATATGACCAGATCAATTTTCTGCAGAAAATAAAATATATGCCGGGCCGCAATCTGGATATTAACCTTGGACTTGTGTATTCCAATACTTCAGATTTCCCACGTTTTGATAGATTGTATCGTAAAAAGGATGGGGAGCTAAGGTCTGCCGAATGGTATTATGGTCCGCAAACCTGGTTTTTAGGAGACCTGAACATCAACTATAGAGGTAATTCTGTATTATTTGATAAACTTCAGTTTACAGGAGCTTATCAATTTTTCGCTGAGAGTCGTAATGACCGGGATTTTGGAAAGCCTAAGCTTTTTACAACCGAAGAGGAAGTTGATGCCTACTCCGCTAATTTGGATTTTGAAAAGGATTTTGTGGAAAGCAAATTGTTCTATGGCGTTGAATATGTTCTGAATAATGTGGCTTCTAAGGGAAGCTTCAGAAATATTGAAACAGAGGAGAAAGGGGAGACGGCCAGCCGCTATCCCGATGGATCAGATTGGCAATCTATGGCGGTTTATACCAGTTATCAATGGAAGGTAAATGAAGATCTTTCGCTGCAGTCGGGAGTGAGATACAATCATATTCTTATAAATGCAGACTTCGATGACAGATATTATGACTTTCCTTTTGATAAAGCCGAAGTGAATACAGGAGCCTTAACCGGTAGCCTTGGGATGAACTGGAAACAAAACAATTTCGTGAACTGGAGGCTGGGACTGTCTACGGCCTTTAGAGCTCCAAATATTGATGATATAGGAAAAATTTTCGATTCTGAACCCGGTTCTGTAGTCGTGCCAAATCCCGGATTAAAGCCTGAGTATGCTTATAACGGAGAATTAGGAGCCGATCTTAAGCTTGCTGAAAATATTCAATTGGCTTTGACCGGTTACTATACGTATCTGGTGGATGCCATGGTGCGTCGTGATTTTAATTTGAATGGTGTAACCGAGATCGATTATCAGGGTGAGCCAAGCCGGGTGCAGGCAATTCAGAATGCATCCAGTGCTTATGTGTATGGAGTTGAAGCAGGACTGGAAGTAGATTTTTCTGTCGCTCTTAGATTGAGATCACAATTCAGTTATACATATGGTGAAGAAAATGAAGGAGGGGCTTATGTGCCTTTAAGGCATTCGGCGCCAATGTTTGGTAATACTCATCTCATCTGGAATAAAAGAAAATTGAAACTGGATCTGTTTGCAGAGTATAACGGACAGTTCGATTTTGAGGATCTAGCTCCCGGGGAACAGGATAAACCTTATCTGTATGCCTTGGACGAGAACGGGAACCCGTATTCACCGTCATGGTATACTCTTAATATTTCTGGACAATATCAATTGAATCCAAGCTGGCTGGCAACGGTTTCGGTGGAGAATATTACAGATCAACGTTATCGTACATACTCATCGGGAATCGCGGCTGCCGGTAGGAATTTGATCGTGGCCCTGTCTTATAACTTTTAAAAATCCTTTAAGCGTAGATTCGTATCTACGAAGAGAGTAGCCTTTGAAGTTTATTTATTTCACCTCTAAACGTTATTTTAACTTTTTTTTGGAAGGTTTGTATCGCCCCTCTCCTTTTATTTTTTTCGAGAAATATGCGCAGTTCGTGGTTTCAAAGTTGGTTCATGGTGAGGTCCTGCTGGAACAGCGGGAGTTGCTATTGTTGGAGCTGCTACCGGAGCAATTATGGAAGTTGGGTATAGTTCACTCAAATGTGCTTTTGAATGCTAATCATAATGAAATATTTTAAGACTTTTCTATTGTACTTTCTTTTTCCCGCAGTAATTATAGGGCGTAGATTATTAGAAGATAGCACTCTTAGCTTTTTTCAAAAGTTGATATTATTCAGTATCGCTTTAGGTATTAATTTTTTATTCATGAAATTTATTGGAGTACGATTATTTACTTACAAAGGAAAAAATAAAAATGAATAATTTTGGATGAACGCCCAATATGAAAATGTTGGGCCTTTTTTCTTGAATAGTTTCCAAATTGGAGATTATTAACTTACCAATTTATACAAGAATTTTTCTTAAAAATCCTTATTTTCGCAAATCATTTGAAAAAAGGAGAAAATGAGCAGACGGTTCCCTGAATATAAAGGTCTTGACTTGCCAAAAGTGGCAGAGGAAATCTTAAACTATTGGGATGAAAATGATATTTTCGAGAAAAGTATAACTACCCGGGAAGGTAAAGAACCATTTGTATTTTTTGAAGGTCCGCCTTCTGCTAACGGGTTGCCTGGTATTCACCATGTGATGGCTCGTGCTATCAAGGATATTTTCTGTAGATATAAAACCCAGAAAGGTTTTCAGGTTAAGCGTAAAGCTGGTTGGGATACCCATGGTTTACCGGTTGAACTTGGTGTTGAAAAAGAACTGGGTATTACCAAGGAAGATATTGGAACCAAAATAAGCATCGAAAAGTATAACGAAGCCTGTAAGAATGCGGTGATGCGCTATACAGATGTCTGGAATGATCTTACTCAAAAAATGGGTTATTGGGTAGATATGGAAGATCCATACGTCACCTACAAATCCAAATATATGGAAACAGTTTGGTGGCTGCTTTCCGAAATATACAACAAAGACCTTATTTATAAGGGATATACCATCCAGCCATACTCGCCAAAAGCGGGTACAGGGTTGAGTTCTCATGAGCTAAATCAGCCGGGAACCTATCAGGATGTTACAGATACTACGGTAACCGCGATGTTCAAGGCTAAAAAAGACAGCCTTCCGGATTTTCTGAAATCTGAAGATAATCTGTTCTTCATTGCCTGGACGACAACTCCATGGACGCTGCCATCTAACACCGCTTTAACCGTTGGTCCTAAAATAGAATACGTTACGGTTAAGACCTACAATCAATACACCTTTGAGCCTATAACCATAGTTGTAGCTAAGGATCTTGCCGAAAAACAGTTTGATAAAAAGTTTAAAAAGGCAGAATCTGTAGAAGAACTTGAATCCTATACCAAAGAAGACAAGAAGATCCCTTATTTAATCGGGGAGAGTTTTACAGGTAAGGATTTGGTAGGTGCTAAATATGAGCAGTTATTGCCTTATGCATTGCCTAATGATAATCCTGAAAACGCATTCCGCGTGATCTCAGGAGATTTTGTGACCACCGAAGATGGTACCGGAATTGTTCATACTTCTCCAACATTTGGTGCAGATGATGCACTTGTTGCGAAACAGGCTTCGCCTGAAGTTCCACCACTACTGGTTAAAGATGAGAATGGCAACCTGGTTCCTTTAGTGGATCTTCAGGGTAAATTCAGACCAGAAATGGGTGAGCATGCCGGGAAATATGTGAAGAATGAATATTATGATGAAGGTGAGGCTCCCGAAAAGTCTGTAGATGTAGAGCTTGCTATTAAATTAAAGGAAGAGAATAGAGCATTTAAAGTAGAAAAATACGTTCACAGTTATCCAAATTGCTGGAGAACTGATAAGCCTATATTGTATTATCCATTGGATTCCTGGTTCATTAAAGTGACCGAATTTAAAGACAGAATGCATGAGCTGAACAAAGGAATAAACTGGAAACCTAAATCTACCGGTGAAGGCCGCTTTGGGAACTGGCTGGCTAATGCCAACGACTGGAACCTTAGCCGAAGCCGATATTGGGGAATTCCACTTCCTATCTGGAGAACAGAAGACGGAACTGAAGTAAAGGTTATAGGCTCTGTGGCTCAACTTAAGGAAGAAATGCAGAAAGCTGTGGACGCCGGCTTTATGAAGGAAGATATATTCGCCGACTTTGAGCCGGGGAATATGAGTGAAGAAAACTATGATAAAGTAGATCTTCATAAAAATGTTGTAGACGGAATTACACTGGTGTCAGATTCAGGTAAACCGATGAAGCGGGAAGCAGACCTTATCGATGTTTGGTTCGATTCCGGTTCTATGCCTTATTCACAATGGCATTACCCTTTTGAGAACAAGGAAAAAGTTGAAAATAAGTGGCGTAAAGCCGACTTTATTGCCGAAGGTGTGGATCAAACCCGTGGGTGGTTCTATACATTGCACGCAATCGCCACGATGATATTTGATGATGTGGCTTATAAAAATGTTGTTTCCAACGGTCTTGTATTGGATAAGAATGGGCAGAAGATGTCCAAGCGTTTGGGGAATGCTGCAGATCCATTTGAAACCATTTCGGTTTATGGCCCTGATGCCACAAGATGGTATATGATCTCCAATGCGAATCCATGGGACAACCTTAAATTTGATATTGAAGGGATAGGAGAAGTTCAACGTAAATTCTTCGGAACCCTGTATAATACATATTCATTCTTTACGCTTTATGCCAATATTGATAAATTCAGCTATGCTGAAGATGATGTGGCTTTAGAGGATAGACCTGAAATAGACAGATGGATACTTTCCGAACTGCATAGTCTGATAGAGAAAGTAGATAAATTCTATGCAGATTACGAGCCGACTAAGGCTACAAGGGCGATCTCAGAATTTGTTCAGGAGAACTTAAGTAACTGGTTTGTAAGATTGAGCCGAAGAAGATTCTGGAAAGGTGATTATGAGCAGGATAAGATCTCAGCTTATCAAACCCTGTATACTTGTCTGGAGACGGTTGCAAAACTGGGGGCTCCGGTTGCTCCATTTTATATGGACAGATTATTTAGAGACCTTAATGCGGCTACCGGAAAGGATAAAGCAGAATCTGTACATACGGCAGACTTCCCGGTTTATGAACCGAATTTTGTTGATAAATCCTTGGAACGCAAGATGGAGAAGGCTCAAACCATTTCATCTCTGGTTCTTTCTTTAAGAAAGAAAGAGATGATAAAGGTTAGACAACCTCTGCAAAGAGTAATGATTCCGGTGCTTGACGAGGAGCAGAAACAAGAGATACAGGCCGTGGAAGACCTGATTAAGTCTGAGGTGAATGTTAAAGAAATTCAACTTATAGATGATGCTTCAGGCTTGCTGGTTAAGCAGATCAAGCCTAATTTCAGAGTTTTAGGCCCAAGATTCGGTAAGGATATTAAACTGATTGTCAGCAAGATAAACCAATTTGAAGCTTCAGATATTGCAAAAATTGAGAGAGAAGGCAGTATTGAAGTCGATATTAACGGAAATTTAGTTAATTTGTCTATAGATGAGGTTGAGATCAGCTCTCAGGATATTGAGGGGTGGTTAGTTGCCAGTAGTGGTAATATAACGGTAGCCTTAGACGTTAGTATTAGTCCTGAATTAAAAATGGAAGGCGTAGCAAGAGAATTAGTGAACAGGATTCAAAACCTGCGAAAAGATTCCGGTTACGAAGTGACCGATACTATTGATGTGACCCTGCAAAAAGACGGTATAATCGAGGATGCCGTTAACGAAAATATAACCTATATTAAGAACGAAACATTAACTGCAAGTCTCGAATTTGCAGAAGTGGTTAAAGAAGGAGTTGATCTTGAATTCGATGAGATAGCCACTAAATTGTTTATTAAAAAACATTAAGCGATGTCTACAGATGTAAAAGAACGTTACAGCGATGCAGATCTGGCCGAATTTAAGGCTTTGATCCAGCAAAAGATCGAGAAAGCTCAGGAGCAATTAGAGATTTATCAAAATGCTTATAAAAATGATGGAAATAACGGTACAGATGATACCTCTCCAACATTTAAGGCTTTTGAAGAAGGAAGTGAAACCATGAGCAAAGAAGCTAACTCGCAGTTAGCCATTCGTCAGGAGAAATTTATCAGGGATCTGAAAAATGCTTTATTGCGTATTCAGAATAAAACCTATGGTATTTGCAGAGTAACTGGGAAATTAATAGCCAAAGAAAGATTGCTATTGGTGCCTCATGCTACTTTGAGTATTGAAGCTAAGAATATGCAGAAATAAGCCAGAAGGCTTTTAAAAATATGAGCGCCCTTTCTCTATTTGGAATTGGGCGCTTTTTAATTCTATGGTGATGCTGAAGGGCTGTTTATGCATGTGGTTTTTGATATTTCCTTTTTTGCTAGGTGCGCAAAGGATTACTCAGGAAAATATAGAGGCAAAGGGAATCAAGGCCATAGAGATCAATACAGATGAAGTCTACCAGATAAGCATCACAGCGGCAAAAGTCAAGAATATCATATTAAAAACTCATTCTGAAGGCGAGTATTATAATGATATCATTATAAGATCTGCTGTAAGAGAGAAAAGGCTAATACTCACAAGTGAATATCCGGATATACTTACCGGGGGTTTTGACAAATTAAGTGCGCATAAAGTATTCTCAGTAGAAATTGAACTTATTATCCCCGAAGATCTTGAGGTTTTTATCACATCCAATATCGCTTCGGTTATAGCTAAGGGGGGTTATAAATATTTTTATGCCGATCTTCAACAGGGTTATTGTCATTTGCTGACATTTAACGGTAATGCCACGATAAATACCTATAAGGGAGATATTATTGTAGAAACCCAAACTGGATTAATCGAAGCAAATACCCGTAATGGTGAGCTTTTAAAACCTTCATTTTTGCCCGGTAGAAATCCACTAAGGCTCAACAGTCTGGATGGAGATATTATCGTACGTAAAAACTAAATAATATTAGTATTTTTGACCCGTTTTCAAATAAAATAGATACATGTCCCTTAAAAAAGCCGGAATAATAATCTTCATTATTCTTTTAATAGATCAGGTTTCCAAAATATATATCAAAACAAATTTTGCTCTTGGAGATGAGGTTGAGGTGTTTGACTGGTTCCGGATCTTGTTTGTTGAAAATGAAGGGATGGCCTGGGGTGCAAAAATTCCCGGACAATACGGGAAATTGGCTTTAACACTCTTTAGGCTTGCGGCCATAGTAGGAATTGGTTACTGGCTTTGGGATTCTGTGAGGAACAAAGGTTCCAGAGTTCTTATTACATCTATTGCTCTGATCTTTGCCGGTGCCTTTGGAAACATTATAGACTCGGTTATTTACGGAATCATTTTTAACGATAGCTACGGGCAAATAGCAAGCTTTTTACCGGAAGCCGGGGGCTATGGTACAATTTTTCATGGGAAAGTAGTAGACATGCTTTATTTTCCGATCTGGAAGGGGTATTTGCCTGAGTGGATCCCGTTGTGGGGAGGAGAGTACTTCACATTTTTTGAACCTGTCTTCAATATTGCAGATTCTGCGATAAGTATTGGCGTTGCGCTTCTTCTTGTGTTTAATAAGAAGGCATTCCCAAAAACTTCTGAGGAAGATTAAGCCGCAGTCTTTTCGAAGATCTTTTCGAACTTTTTCAGCTCTATCGGTTTTATAAGGTAATCTGTAACAAGGTTAAACGATTTTGCGCGTTCAAGATCGCGAGGATCTATGGATGAACTTACCACGTAAAGCGTTATTTTCTTGTTCAGACTGTTTTTGATCTTAATAAATTCATTCAGGAATTCCCAGCCATCCATAACCGGCATGTTCAGATCCAGGAATATGATATCGGGAAGTTTATCTTCATCGGTAGCATTCTCCATGATATTCTTGAAATAATCCAATGCTTCCTTACCATTCTTATAGATAAGAAGATTTTCCGAAAGGTTCTTAATCTCGATGATTTTCTTAACCAGATTTACGTATATCTTGTCGTCATCAATAATACACGCCAGTTCTACTTTTTGCCCCATTATGATAGATCTAGAATTTTATTTTAAATGTAGTACCTATATCTAGTGTACTGCTCACAGATATAGACCCACCGAGGGTTTCTACCTGATTCTTCGTAATAAATAAACCAATTCCTTTTGCCTCCTGATTACTATGATGAAAGGTTCGGTACATCCCAAACATTTTATCGCCATATTGATCCAGGTCTATTCCCATTCCATTGTCACTAACCTCGAGATATTCGCTATCATTCTCGACATAGGTTTGAATAAAAATGACTGGTTTTCGCCCCGGTTGTTTATATCGGATAGCATTTGTGATTAAATTTAATAAAATACTTTCAAGATACTCAGGTATATAGCGAATTTCTTTCAAATCTTGAAATTCAGCGACGATTTTTGCATTTTCTCGATTAATCAGTGAAGAGATCGATGCAAGAACCACCTCAATGGCCTCTTCAAACTTGATCCATACCCTTTCCTTGCGCAGGGAAGTCTGTATGCTAACGATGTCATTCAGCTGCCTGATGGCTGTGTCCAGATTACCGGAAATGTCTTCTACATTGGCGAGCAGGTCCAGTTTATCCTGGTCTGTTTTGGACTCCTGCAGAAGTTCCACAATAAGGCTCAGATTGCTGCTATGAGATCTTAAATGATGAGAAACGATATGGGCAAAGTTGAATAGCCTTGAATTCTGAGTTGCGATAATGTCCAATGAATTCTGCAGATTCAGCTCATTGTTTTTATTATCATCTATGTTCTGAAGAACTCCGCGTATCCCTATTACATCCTGATCATCATTATAAACCGGTTTTCCGGTTAGGCGTACCCAAAAATCCCTTGCCTGGAAGGATATCATCTTTAATTCCAGTTTGAAGGGAATCCCATATTTTTCACATTTATCAAAGGCATTTCGCATTCGGTTATGATGTTCCGGTGCGTAGAATTTCATCCGGTCTTCATAGTCGGGCTGATAGTCTCTGGGATATTCCAGTATCTTTTTTGATACATCGTCCCAGTAAATATTCTTATTAACCGTATCAACATACCAACCTCCGGTGGAGGTCATTTCAGCGGTTTCCCGGTAATAGAAAAAATTTTCTTCTATGGTATATTGGTCGCGTTTGCTTTGATGTATGTTTACAAAAAGTAAGACTGCGGTCTCCCGGAAAT containing:
- the pncA gene encoding bifunctional nicotinamidase/pyrazinamidase, with amino-acid sequence MKALILIDVQNDFMPGGALAVPQGDEIVPLINELQEKFDLVVATQDWHPQGHASFVSSHKNAELYEVINLDGIKQVMWPEHCIQGSKGAEFHPKLNLNPVEAIFRKGTDPKIDSYSGFYDNAHLKTTGLAGYLNEKGVTELYFAGLAAEYCVYFSILDAVKEGFKSCLIEDATRALSSEDFKKAKRDLKDKGVKLLSSSEI
- a CDS encoding TonB-dependent receptor, coding for MRFKLFTLLFFFIATISAQNIRVLDVSTHEPLVNVAIFNKEKSKSAVTDINGNADISKFTDTEVIIFKSVSHIDAYRRKREILNNDNIVFLESTENQLDQVTLSVARFRLNKDEIPQKILSLSPSDIKLTSPQTSADLLESTGQVYVQKSQLGGGSPMIRGFATNRLLLTVDGVRMNSAIFRSGNLQNVISVDPLMLERAEVILGPGSVVYGSDAIGGVMNFYTLKPKFSFDESTSVSGNIYTRFSTANNENTVHADVNVGRENWAFRTGITYSDYGDLKMGEHGPSDYLRNEYAIRENGEDKVVMNVDPLVQNPTGYDQINFLQKIKYMPGRNLDINLGLVYSNTSDFPRFDRLYRKKDGELRSAEWYYGPQTWFLGDLNINYRGNSVLFDKLQFTGAYQFFAESRNDRDFGKPKLFTTEEEVDAYSANLDFEKDFVESKLFYGVEYVLNNVASKGSFRNIETEEKGETASRYPDGSDWQSMAVYTSYQWKVNEDLSLQSGVRYNHILINADFDDRYYDFPFDKAEVNTGALTGSLGMNWKQNNFVNWRLGLSTAFRAPNIDDIGKIFDSEPGSVVVPNPGLKPEYAYNGELGADLKLAENIQLALTGYYTYLVDAMVRRDFNLNGVTEIDYQGEPSRVQAIQNASSAYVYGVEAGLEVDFSVALRLRSQFSYTYGEENEGGAYVPLRHSAPMFGNTHLIWNKRKLKLDLFAEYNGQFDFEDLAPGEQDKPYLYALDENGNPYSPSWYTLNISGQYQLNPSWLATVSVENITDQRYRTYSSGIAAAGRNLIVALSYNF
- the recO gene encoding DNA repair protein RecO, whose protein sequence is MLVKTKAIVINALKYGEADLIVKAFTLSDGLRSYMLKGVLKSKKGKFKTSMFQALTRLEIIANHRNTGKLEYLKEAKVLEAYQSLHTNPVKSAMVMFLSEMLRNTIQEEESNEALFHYLEYSFEFLDTADKYANFHLLFLLNLTRYLGFQPEYKGDDMPVFNLPDGVFQEISSNDYCIEGRNVDLLKSLLGTEFDAMQSIKLNQTARNEFLNMLILYYELHIEGFRKPKSLSVLNEIFG
- a CDS encoding THC0290_0291 family protein codes for the protein MINTRPIFLILLAFSLWSGKANGQISISNEIGVVAGPAGFFTDYGERYNIRNNLENRGFGVGLVHYMNFAFKPFCSCKADEWWFSEHFRIRNEIDYLRSNLKHYGPVSSKNNEGGRQLRAMHGTTQLFQIGSSLEYHFYGIKEARDFGVTFAPYISLGVHYVYYQPEAYSDLGSFDSPKVLFPTFEGGLDLSDETTFAILGSAGVRYRVGRSNDILIEGRWMYYDSDYIEGLNVMGPQNKFNDFIFWLNLGYVYYLDF
- the gdhA gene encoding NADP-specific glutamate dehydrogenase, whose translation is MEKNIKNFLEKVSTRNQNEPEFMQAVHEVAETVIPFIQENKKYQNAMLLERMVEPERVVMFRVPWLDDEGNIQVNRGFRIQMNSAIGPYKGGLRFHPSVNLSILKFLAFEQVFKNSLTTLPMGGGKGGSDFDPKGKSDNEVMKFCQSFMTELCKHIGADTDVPAGDIGVGGREIGYLFGQYKRIQNEFTGILTGKGRSYGGSLIRPEATGYGNVYFAENMLKTKGENFEGKTIVISGSGNVAQYAAEKALQLGAKVVTMSDSGGFIYDEEGIDEEKLQFVMDLKNERRGRISEYVDKYPSAKYHEGETPWGVKCDIALPCATQNELDGEDAKKLVSNGCMCVGEGANMPCTPEAIEVFHEAKILFSPGKASNAGGVATSGLEMSQNSMRYSWTSEEVDQKLHEIMNDIHEQCVKYGTREDGYVDYVKGANIAGFVKVADAMLAQGVV